ACGCCGCTCGTCATGCTGATCGTGCTCGGGGGCCTGGCGGCCATGCCGCGCGAGCCGTTCGAGGGCGCCGAGATCGACGGCGCCAACGCCTGGCAGAAGTTCCGCTACATCACCCTGCCGATGATCCTGCCCTTCATGATGGTGGCGGTGATCATCCGTTCGATCGACGCGGTGAAGAGCTTCGACATCATCTATGCCATGACCCAGGGCGGGCCGGGCACGGCGTCGGAGACGATCAACATCTACCTCTACAACGTCGCCTTCGCCTATTACGACATCGGCTACGGCTCGGCGATCGCGGTGGTGTTCTTCGCCATCGTCGTCGCCATGGCGCTGGTGCTGCTGCACCTGCGCCAGCGTGCCCGGTGGAACGCCTGAGGGGCCGCCTATGATCCTGCGCCGCCTCCTCCGCCATCTCGGCACCGCCTTCCTCGTCCTGGTGGTGGTGTCGCCGGCGCTGCTGTTCTTCCTCTGGATGCTGTCGCTGTCGCTGAAATACGAGATCGACAACGGCGCCTATCCGCCGATCCTGATCCCCGAGACCTTCGCCTGGTCGAACTATGCCGACGTCTTCGCCGCCAACGACTTCCTGCTCTATTTCTGGAACAGCCTGATCGTCACCGGCTCGGCGACGCTGCTCGCCCTGATCGTCGGCGTGCCCGCCGGCTACGGCATCGCCCGCGTCAAGGCCGACAAGGCCGCCATGGTGATCATGATCGCGCGCATGACGCCGGGCCTGTCCTTCCTGATCCCGATGTTCCTCCTGTTCCAGGCGCTCGGCCTGCTCGGCACGCTCTGGCCGCAGATCATCATCCATCTCGTCGTCACCGTGCCGATCGTCATCTGGATCATGATCGGCTATTTCGAGACGACGCCCCTGGAGCTGGAGGAGGCGGCGATGATCGACGGGGCGACGCGCTGGCAGGTCTTCCGCCGCGTGGCCCTGCCGATCGCCAGGCCCGGCATCGTGGTGTCGCTGATCCTGGCGGTGATCTTCTCCTGGAACAATTTCGTCTTCGGCATCGTGCTCGCCAGCCGCGAGACGCGCACCCTGCCGGTCGCGGTCTACAACATGCTGTCCTTCGAGCAGGTGAGCTGGGGCCCGCTCGCCGCCGCGGCCCTGATCGTGACGCTGCCGGTGCTGCTGCTGACCCTGTTCGCCCAGCGCCAGATCGTCGCCGGGCTCACGGCGGGGGCGGTGAAGTAGCGCCCGGAGGGCGGGGCGGGCGCGGCGATGACGGAACGGTTGCGACTGAGTCGATTCCGGGCACGTCACCCACCACCGTCATGGCCGGGCTTGACCCGGCCATCCACGCGCACACGACGGAGGCCTTGCTTGCCGTACGGCCGACCACCGCCTTTTTCATCACCGCCGGTGGTCGCGTAGATGGCCGGGTCAAGCCCGGCCATGACGGTGAGGTTCAAGCGCGATGATGATCGCCCGAACCCGCACGGGAGCCGCCCGCCGCCCCCCCTACAGCACGGTCGAGGCCAGCGCCGGCGATTCCGTCAGGGCGTGGGCGATGAATTCCAGCGCGTGGCGGATGGCGGGCCGGCCGGTCGGGCCGCCGAGGCAGATGCGCACCGCTTCGGGCGGCGGGCCCTCGACGGTGAAGGCGTCGCTGGCGACCACGCCGATGCCGGTGCCGCGCATCTGGCCGATGAAGGCAGAGCGGGTCCAGCCCTCCGGCAGCGGCACCCAGATGTTGAAGCTCAGGGGATCGGCCCGGAAGCTGTCCGGCGGCAGGATCTCGCGGGCCAGCACCTGGCGGGCCGCCGTCTCGGCGCGGATGAAGCGCAGGATCGCCTCGGCCGTGCCGTCCTCGATCCAGCGCGTCGCCAGCGCCACGGTCAGCGGCGAGGCCATGACGGTGGCGGCCCGCACCGCCGCGGCGAAGGGCCAGCCCGAGCGCGCATCCGGCGCCACGACATAGGCGGCGCGCATGCCGGCGCCGATGCATTTGGCCAGGCCCGCGACGTGCCAGGTGATGTCGGGCGCCAGGGCGGCGAAGGGCGCCGGGCCGTGCGGCGGGATGAAGCCGTAGGCATCGTCCTCGACGATCGGGATGCGGCAGCGCCGGGCGACCGCCGCGATCTCGGCCCGCCGGCGCTCGGGCACGGTCAGCGTCGTCGGGTTCTGCAGCGTCGGATTGAGATAGAGCCCCTTCGGCGCGAGGCGTGTGCAAGCCTGTGCCAGGGCGTCGGGATCGATGCCGTCCGCATCCATCGGCAGGCCGACCAGGGCGATGCCGAGCTGGGCGGCGATCGAGCGCGCCCCGGGATAGGTGATCGCCTCGCTGAGGATCACCTCGCCGGGCTTGGCCAGCAGGCCGAAGATGCCGAGCAGCGCGGGATGGGCGCCGGGCGAGACGAAGATGCGCTCCTGCGCCGGCACCAGCGCCCGCCGCCCCAGCCAGGCGGAGGCCGCGTCCTTGTCGGCCGGCGCGCCGCCGAACCCCTGGTAGCGCAGCAGGGAGACGAGGTCGCGGCCGACCGCCTCCAGGCCCGCCCGCATGCGCTCGAGCAGCGCCGGGTCGTCCGGCTCGGGCGGCAGGTTCATCGACAGGTCGACGACCTCCGGCCGGCGCAGGGCCGGCGCCCCCAGCCGGTCCGGCTTTGCCAGCGCCAGGACATAGGTGCCCTGCCCGACGCGGGATTCGATCAGGCCGCGCTTCTGCGCCTCGGTATAGCCGCGCGCCACGGTGGTGAAGTCGAGATCCAGGCGCTGCGCCAGCTTGCGCTGCGGGGGCAACCGGTCGCCGGCCGTGAGCCGTCCGCTGCGCATGTCGGCAGCGATCAGGTCGGCGATGGCGAGGTAGCGGGGCCTGTCGCTGCTGGCGAGGTCTGGAATCCAGTCGTTCATGGGCCGGGTTGATACAAATCCGAGGAGCGACAACATGCCGAATCTAGCTTGCCGCGAGCCGACTTGTCACCTCGCTCGCCGCGATGCGGAGTCGTTTCCGCTCGATCGATAATTGACTGCATATTGAATGCATTTTTACGCCAAAGCAAGGCGCGGGAAGGAAGCCGTCCGCGCGGATCAAAAATCATCTCGCCTGTGGACAAGTTAGCCCAATTTTGCGGCACCATGGCGCGAAAGCTACCACGCCACACCA
This portion of the Labrys wisconsinensis genome encodes:
- a CDS encoding aminotransferase-like domain-containing protein, whose amino-acid sequence is MNDWIPDLASSDRPRYLAIADLIAADMRSGRLTAGDRLPPQRKLAQRLDLDFTTVARGYTEAQKRGLIESRVGQGTYVLALAKPDRLGAPALRRPEVVDLSMNLPPEPDDPALLERMRAGLEAVGRDLVSLLRYQGFGGAPADKDAASAWLGRRALVPAQERIFVSPGAHPALLGIFGLLAKPGEVILSEAITYPGARSIAAQLGIALVGLPMDADGIDPDALAQACTRLAPKGLYLNPTLQNPTTLTVPERRRAEIAAVARRCRIPIVEDDAYGFIPPHGPAPFAALAPDITWHVAGLAKCIGAGMRAAYVVAPDARSGWPFAAAVRAATVMASPLTVALATRWIEDGTAEAILRFIRAETAARQVLAREILPPDSFRADPLSFNIWVPLPEGWTRSAFIGQMRGTGIGVVASDAFTVEGPPPEAVRICLGGPTGRPAIRHALEFIAHALTESPALASTVL
- a CDS encoding carbohydrate ABC transporter permease, translated to MILRRLLRHLGTAFLVLVVVSPALLFFLWMLSLSLKYEIDNGAYPPILIPETFAWSNYADVFAANDFLLYFWNSLIVTGSATLLALIVGVPAGYGIARVKADKAAMVIMIARMTPGLSFLIPMFLLFQALGLLGTLWPQIIIHLVVTVPIVIWIMIGYFETTPLELEEAAMIDGATRWQVFRRVALPIARPGIVVSLILAVIFSWNNFVFGIVLASRETRTLPVAVYNMLSFEQVSWGPLAAAALIVTLPVLLLTLFAQRQIVAGLTAGAVK